In the Sarcophilus harrisii chromosome 1, mSarHar1.11, whole genome shotgun sequence genome, one interval contains:
- the LOC100934673 gene encoding olfactory receptor 1361-like → MEVGNQSGVSEFILLGLSNEPEQQRLLFFLFLLMYLITGLGNLLIMLATSTDSRLHTPMYFFLSNLSLVDICFTSTTIPKMLNNHISKNRTIPYSGCLAQVFFVIWFGGIDSVLLTAMAYDRYVAICAPLHYGTIMTPRVCAFLVLLSWSWAFIIALTHTVLLTQLSFCGHNEIPHFFCDLSSILKLACSDTFINDWIVNTVGALTVFLPFIGILISYTHIFMTVLKISSVSGKQKVFSTCGSHLTVVCLFYGTIIGVYFSPTSTHITHQDTAAAVMSTVVVPMLNPFIYSLRNKDMKGALRMLITRKPGLTP, encoded by the coding sequence ATGGAAGTAGGAAATCAGTCTGGAGTCTCAGAGTTCATCCTCCTAGGCCTTTCAAATGAGCCAGAGCAGCAGAGGCTCCTGTTCTTCCTGTTCCTCCTTATGTACCTGATCACAGGGCTGGGGAACCTGCTCATCATGCTGGCTACTAGCACTGACTCCCGCCTTCACACCCCCATGTACTTCTTCCTCAGTAACTTGTCCTTGGTTGACATCTGTTTCACCTCCACCACCATTCCCAAGATGCTGAATAATCACATATCCAAAAACAGAACAATCCCTTATTCTGGGTGCCTGGCACAAGTATTCTTTGTCATTTGGTTTGGGGGGATCGATAGTGTCCTCCTCACTGCCATGGCTTATGACCGCTATGTGGCTATTTGTGCCCCACTACACTATGGGACAATCATGACTCCAAGGGTTTGTGCCTTTCTGGTACTGTTGTCTTGGTCTTGGGCATTTATTATTGCCTTGACACACACTGTCTTGCTGACCCAACTCTCCTTCTGTGGCCACAATgaaattcctcattttttctgTGACCTCAGTTCCATCCTAAAGTTAGCCTGCTCAGACACCTTCATCAATGACTGGATAGTCAACACAGTGGGAGCACTAACAGTATTTCTACCCTTTATTGGAATACTCATTTCCTATACACACATTTTCATGACTGTACTAAAGATCTCCTCTGTGAGTGGGAAGCAGAAAGTTTTCTCCACCTGTGGATCCCACCTTACTGTGGTTTGTCTCTTTTATGGGACAATCATTGGGGTGTACTTCAGCCCCACATCCACCCATATAACCCACCAAGATACAGCAGCAGCTGTGATGTCCACGGTAGTCGTCCCCATGCTAAACCCTTTCATCTACAGCCTAAGGAACAAAGACATGAAAGGAGCCTTGAGGATGCTCATCACTAGAAAACCAGGATTAACTCCATGA